ataaagtatgtcatgctgtgtaccagatctattgtataccctacactgattttgtcaagggagtacaatagtgatctaggagtagatcactggacagcggtcaaagttatccttagtggaataaggatatgtttctcgattatggaagtgacaaaaggttcgtcgtaaagggttacgtcgatgcaagttttgacactaaatctagatgactctaagtctcggtctagatacatattgaaagtgggagcaattagctaagagtagctccatgcagagcattgtaaacatagaaatttgcaaaatacttatggatctgaatgtgacagacccgtgaCTAatattatctcacaatcaaaacatgatcacaccttagtactctttgggtgttaatcacatagcgatgtgaactagattattgactctagtaaaccctttgagtgttggtcacatagagatgtgaactatgggtgttaatcacatggtgatgtgaattattgatgttaaatcacatggcgatgtgaactagattattgactctagtgcaagtgggagactgaaggaaatatgccctagaggcaataataaagtattatttatttccttgtatcatgataaatgtttattattcatgctagaattgtattaaccggaaacataatacatgtgtgaatatatagacaaacagagtgtcactagtatgcctctacttgactagctcgttaatcagagatggttatgtttcctagccatagacataagttatcatttgattaacgagatcacctcattaggagaatgacgtgattgacttgacccattccgttagcttagcactcgatcgtttagtattctgctattgctttcttcatgacttatacatgttcctatgactatgagattatgcaactcccgtttaccggaggaacactttgtgtgctaccaaacgtcacaacgtaaatgggtgattataaaggtgctctacaggtgtctccaaagttacttgttgggttggcgtatttcgatattaggatttgtcactccaattgtcggagaggtatctctgggcccactcggtaatgcacatcactataagccttgcaagcattgtgaataatgagttagttgcgggatgatgtgttacggaacgagtaaagagacttgccggtaatgagattgaactaggtatcgagataccgacgatcaaatctcgggcaagtaacataccggtgacaaagggaacaacgtatgttgttatgcggtctgaccgataaagatcttcgtagaatatgtgggagccaatatgggcatccaggtcccgctattggttattgaccggagacgtgtctcggtcatgtctacatagttctcgaacccgtagggtccgcacgcttaacgttacgatgacagttttattgagttttgatgtaccgaaggagttcggagtcccggatgagatcggggatatgacgaggagtctcgaaatggtcgagacgtaaaaatcgatatattggacgactatattcggacttcggaaaggttccgagtgattcgggtaattttcggagtaccggagagttacgggaattcgtattgggccttaatgggccatacgggaaaggagagaaaggcctcaaaaggtggccgcacccctccccatggtctggtccgaattggactagggaaggggggcgcacccttccttctttctccttcccccttcccttctcctactcccacaaggaaaggaggagtcctactcccggtgggagtaggactcccccctatggcgcgcctctccccttggccggctgcctcctccttgctcctttatatacgggggcaggggggcaccccagagacacaacaattgatccttgagatctcttagccgtgtgcggtgcccccctccaccatattacacctcgataataccgttgcagagcttaggcgaagccctgcgtcggtggaacatcatcatcgtcaccacgccgtcgtgctgacgaaactctccctcaacactcggctggatcggagttcgagggacgtcatcgagctgaacgtgtgtagaactcggaggtgccgtacgttcggtacttgatcggtcggatcgtgaagacgtacgactacatcaaccgcgttgtgaaaacgcttctgctgtcggtctacgagggtacgtggacaacactctcccctcttgttgctatgcatcaccatgatcttgcgtgtgcgtaggaaaattttgaaattactacgttccccaacatgtggGCCCTGATCGGTGGGCCCTGCGTTGTGCGGATTACTAGGGATTTGCCTATGGGCTCGAGTTCAAGTATCTAGCAGCGTCAGGGCCTGTGCCTGACCTTGGGCGgtcagttttttctttttttgtttgtttgaatCTAGTACTTAACTCCAGCAGTAACTTGGACTAAACTTTTTGTTCTAGTTCTTGTCAGTTTTGTGTAAGTGTAATCTAAGATGTACTTGCGTGTAGACTAAGTTGTACTGATAGTCCATTCGTAGTAGCGCTTACGGACTGATACTTCTATGTACTTTTTATTGTAGTAAGTATATACTGTCCGATCAAGTGTACTAGTACTGTCATTCTTAATCTGCAAGCGACCAACATAAGTGTGTGCTGATGCTTCTTAACTTTTTCTGTTTGTAGTACTTGTTAATTTTGTAGCAGCTACATATGAATGAGAACACTACATGAAGTACTAAGAATTTTTGCTTCAACTTTTGAAGTGTTGTTAAGCAACTCAAATTGTGCTAATTGATCTCAACGTTATGTTTTCTATACAATACTGAATCGAAACTAGACATGTGACAACGTTGTGTGATTAGTTGCATCATAACTAGTACTTTAGAGCAGCCACAAACTTCCATTCAGAAGCTACTTTTGAATTTGAAATGATGGATTAACAACATACGAAGCTACCAAACTTATATAATGAGATAAGCAAAACAttgtacttgatgacataagtaAACTTGTTCAACCATGACAAGCACAACATAATCATACTGGTTCAACCCAACAAGAGCAAACTACTAATTTGAAACAACAAGATAAAAGGCAAGCACAAGCGGAAGGAAAACGAAGGCAGGCTCTGATATATCTTCATCCCCAAAAGGGGCAATAGGGGTGGTCGTAGAAATTCACAGCCTACCGCTCTTTTGCAAATTCCGAACCATCTGTGATGTAGTCGATCATGCTCCATGACTTGTACGTGGCGTACGCATCTACTCCTGCGTACTTGATGAGGTTGTCTGGTAGCGGGCTGGTCCCCCATAGTTTGTAGTCTTCCTGCATGTTGATGTTCTTCTTCATGCCTTTGTAGAATGGGTGGATGACGCTGGCTGCAACATCAGTCAAGGAGTCGTACTCTTTTCCGGTGTATGGAACTCTCCACTTGCGCTGAATGTCGATGAACTTGTTGGGGTTGATCTCCAAACCGGACAACTTCAGCTTCTCTTTGTCGCTTTCAATGCTGAAACCGGCAAATGTGAACAACGTCTCATGCTGCAGCAACTCGTTCAGGCGCTTGGGCCTGCAAGGGGAGAGACATTTTTGAAAATTAGAATTACTTTGATGTTTGAATTATTCATTTTTGTTGTGTTTTACAAGCGATGAATCCATGAAGTAGATGTTCATGTAGCATAAATAATGGATGAATGTACTTCAAAAACTATTAAACAAAGTTCCGAAATTAAATTAAGTACATCATGTTATTCTTCTTTTTGGATTATACATAGTTTCAGTCAATGTTGTATGTTCTGCTTTGGTACTAGTTTAGTTTACTTTTGTTGAATAGGATAAGACATAACTAGTGCTTTACCAAGTCCTTAGTTTATTTTCTTATGAAAATAACATTAGATCAAATTCAAAAAATACTTCACTACATCAAGTTCAAAAACATCTTTTTAATACATCGAGTACATAAACTACACTATTGGATCAAGTTCAGAAACTACACTAGTCGATCAACTTCAGAAATTAATCTTCCGCAAGATTTTCCAAATAGTAATCCAGTGCATCAGGTTCAAAAATACATTTATAGTGTATCTACTTGAGAAAATGCAGTAGTGCATCCAGTTCTCACAAACCACACTAGTACATCTAGTTGGGAAACAAGTCTGATGAGATTTTCAGGCTACAGTACTAATAAAACAGATAAACCAAACATGGCAAATGAGTAGTATGGCTCACCATTTTGTGGCCGCTGCGATGTGGTACACCAAGCAGAGGTCGTCGACGCACAACTGCAGGATTGCTGCCATCTGGGGAGGTTCATCTTCGTTGGTGTAGTGCACACCAACGCCGACGATCCTATGAAGCATGCCGCCAAGCTTCCTCCAGAGCCTGGAGATCACCTCGTCGGCCTTGTCTGGTTTGCTGGTGCAGACGTCTCCTTGCCGTGGGGCTCAACCCCTGTGAGTGTCGTGGTGTACTCGCGCTTCTCGCCGGGGACGTGAACATCGATGAGGTTGCTGCTCTTGTCCGACGGCTCGCCTTGATGACGTTTGGTGGACGGTTCCTCCACCACCGCCCTCCTCCGGCGGTTGTGGGATTGTGTAAGAGAAGTTTGTGGTTTGTGTGCAGTGGAGTTGGAAGCGGCAATGGTGGTTTGTGGGAATGAGGGAGAGATGGAAGAGAATGGTTTTTTTTGCAGTGCGTCGACGGGGATTTATGGGAGGCGGTTCGTCGGGGGACGTGGGTGTAGTGGGTGTAGTGGCGTGGGGTCGCCGTTTGCAGTCCGTTGTGGCAACCGCTCAGTGGGTGGCGCCGGTGGTGGCCTGGAAGAACTAACCGTCCAAGTCAAATGGTTTTTACTGCTGCACTGACTAGTCTTGTCAAGCTGTACTTATGACCTGCTAAATCCCACTTGCACGTCTCAGGGGTGGTGATGGTGGCATTTTACTGTCGCACTGATTCGTCTTGTCAAGCTGTACTTATCAGCTGCTTATCCCACTTGCACGTGtca
This sequence is a window from Aegilops tauschii subsp. strangulata cultivar AL8/78 chromosome 7, Aet v6.0, whole genome shotgun sequence. Protein-coding genes within it:
- the LOC109771783 gene encoding uncharacterized protein, with product MLHRIVGVGVHYTNEDEPPQMAAILQLCVDDLCLVYHIAAATKWPKRLNELLQHETLFTFAGFSIESDKEKLKLSGLEINPNKFIDIQRKWRVPYTGKEYDSLTDVAASVIHPFYKGMKKNINMQEDYKLWGTSPLPDNLIKYAGVDAYATYKSWSMIDYITDGSEFAKER